One window of the Burkholderia sp. FERM BP-3421 genome contains the following:
- a CDS encoding VTT domain-containing protein, protein MWHFPVAIPSSLGPWAVFLSVLITQLGMPVPAVPMLILGGTMAAMGQASYAGMLCAAIGATMLADSLWFFAGRLRGRRLLNGLVRFSLSLDTTVRIARNVFERYGAPLLVLAKFLPGLGLVSAPLLGTTAVGVRVFLLWDLAGASLWASVWLFGGALLHEEIVQLVLWVRHSGGTIFDAFAAIFVTFLLYRWVRRVQFRRWLGKVRITPQQLDEMMKSNEPPLIFDARPRAVREKEAYRIAGAYPLDLDTPEQLDPVLLKRAIVVYCVCPNEATAKRIVAQLHRKNIRDVRALKGGLDAWEKHGYPVEPLPSDFDGTRYTVHQEETSAGEYTVRASLSK, encoded by the coding sequence GTGTGGCATTTTCCAGTCGCAATTCCGTCGTCGCTCGGCCCCTGGGCCGTCTTCCTGAGCGTCCTCATCACGCAGCTTGGGATGCCGGTGCCGGCCGTGCCGATGCTGATCCTCGGCGGCACGATGGCGGCGATGGGGCAGGCTTCCTACGCGGGCATGCTGTGCGCGGCGATCGGCGCGACGATGCTGGCGGATTCCCTGTGGTTCTTCGCCGGGCGCCTGCGCGGCCGGCGACTGCTCAACGGGCTCGTGCGCTTCTCGTTGTCGCTCGACACCACCGTGCGTATCGCGCGCAACGTATTCGAACGCTATGGCGCGCCGCTCCTCGTGCTCGCGAAATTCCTGCCGGGCCTCGGGCTCGTGTCCGCGCCGCTGCTCGGCACGACCGCGGTCGGCGTGCGCGTGTTCCTGCTGTGGGATCTGGCCGGTGCGTCGCTGTGGGCGAGTGTCTGGCTGTTCGGCGGCGCGCTGCTGCATGAGGAGATCGTGCAGCTCGTGCTGTGGGTGCGCCACAGCGGTGGCACCATCTTCGACGCGTTCGCCGCGATCTTCGTCACCTTCCTGCTGTACCGATGGGTGCGGCGCGTGCAGTTCCGGCGCTGGCTCGGGAAGGTGCGCATCACGCCGCAGCAGCTCGACGAGATGATGAAGTCGAACGAGCCGCCGCTGATTTTCGATGCGCGGCCGCGCGCGGTGCGCGAGAAGGAGGCCTACCGGATCGCAGGCGCCTATCCGCTCGATCTCGATACCCCCGAGCAGCTGGATCCGGTGCTGCTCAAGCGCGCGATCGTCGTGTACTGCGTGTGCCCGAACGAGGCCACCGCGAAGCGCATCGTCGCGCAGCTGCATCGCAAGAACATCCGCGATGTCCGCGCGTTGAAGGGCGGCCTCGACGCCTGGGAAAAGCACGGCTACCCGGTCGAACCGCTGCCGTCCGATTTCGACGGGACACGCTACACGGTGCATCAGGAAGAGACCTCGGCCGGCGAATACACGGTGCGCGCCAGCCTGTCGAAGTAA
- a CDS encoding zinc ribbon domain-containing protein has protein sequence MSKGLRVAEVWYQRALWIIAVVFAVFLAGLGGLIVGDLPRVAADLQRDTFVDLAAARPLDAQLAALSTRITANRDALDQAGVLLDAARQDTRQAREAFQATASARHVTDRADEDPSVLGHARAFEGATQRERAAEAKLADLKQQGAAFERERDGLTAARAALDAAAQTRLDAALRRQELRVFGVRLLFTLPPVLIAGWLFATQRKSRYWPFVWGFILFALYGFFVELVPYLPSYGGYVRYLVGLAVTVAAGQYAIRALARYLERQRSEEQQPDAARRGAIDFVSAYAQIDKKICPGCERPLDTADSQRNFCPHCGIGVFDACGQCRARKNAFSRFCPACGAQAAPGVAKQV, from the coding sequence ATGTCGAAGGGCTTGCGCGTGGCTGAGGTCTGGTATCAGCGGGCGTTGTGGATCATTGCGGTGGTGTTTGCCGTGTTTCTGGCCGGGCTGGGCGGCTTGATCGTCGGTGACCTGCCGCGCGTGGCGGCCGACCTGCAGCGCGATACGTTCGTCGACCTGGCCGCGGCCCGTCCGCTCGATGCGCAACTGGCGGCGCTGTCCACCCGGATCACCGCGAATCGTGATGCGCTCGATCAGGCCGGCGTGCTGCTCGATGCCGCGCGGCAGGACACGCGTCAGGCGCGCGAGGCATTCCAGGCGACGGCATCGGCCCGGCACGTGACGGACCGTGCGGACGAGGATCCGTCGGTACTCGGCCATGCACGCGCATTCGAGGGCGCGACGCAGCGCGAGCGCGCCGCCGAGGCGAAGCTGGCCGATCTCAAGCAGCAGGGGGCGGCGTTCGAACGTGAGCGCGACGGCCTGACCGCGGCGCGCGCCGCGCTCGATGCGGCCGCGCAGACGCGTCTCGACGCGGCGCTCCGTCGCCAGGAACTGCGCGTGTTCGGTGTGCGGCTGCTGTTCACGCTGCCGCCGGTGCTGATCGCCGGCTGGCTGTTCGCGACGCAGCGCAAGAGCCGCTACTGGCCGTTCGTCTGGGGTTTCATCCTGTTCGCGCTGTATGGATTTTTCGTCGAGCTGGTGCCGTATCTGCCGAGCTACGGCGGTTATGTGCGCTATCTGGTCGGGCTGGCCGTGACGGTCGCGGCGGGCCAGTACGCAATCCGCGCACTTGCGCGCTATCTCGAGCGGCAGCGTAGCGAGGAGCAGCAACCCGATGCGGCCCGGCGCGGCGCGATCGATTTCGTCAGTGCCTATGCGCAGATCGACAAGAAGATCTGTCCCGGGTGCGAACGCCCGCTCGATACGGCCGACTCGCAGCGGAATTTCTGTCCGCACTGCGGCATCGGCGTATTCGACGCGTGCGGGCAGTGCCGCGCGCGCAAGAACGCATTCAGCCGCTTTTGCCCGGCATGCGGCGCCCAGGCCGCGCCCGGGGTCGCAAAACAGGTGTAA